A genomic segment from Meiothermus sp. Pnk-1 encodes:
- a CDS encoding YebC/PmpR family DNA-binding transcriptional regulator: protein MAGHSKWAQIKRKKAANDLKRGKVISKYLRAIAAAARAGGSADPAANVQLRNVIEAARNDDVPGDNIERLLKRLQGGDEEGSNYEEVIYEGYAPGGVAVLVYALTDNRNRTASEVRHVFSKHGGSLGAVGAVAWQFERRGYIWLETNTPEAQDAAIEAGALDLQESEGGLEIYTDPHEVYAVANALKAKGFHPQDTEITMIPQNTVLLPEEEAQKVLRMVEALEDLDDTQNVYTNLNLENVAVGA, encoded by the coding sequence ATGGCCGGTCATAGCAAATGGGCTCAGATCAAACGTAAGAAAGCCGCCAACGACCTCAAGCGCGGCAAGGTGATCAGCAAGTACCTGCGGGCCATCGCAGCGGCGGCCCGGGCCGGAGGCTCCGCCGACCCCGCTGCCAACGTTCAACTGCGCAACGTCATCGAAGCCGCCCGCAACGACGACGTACCGGGCGACAACATCGAGCGCCTTTTGAAGCGGCTTCAAGGGGGCGACGAAGAGGGATCCAACTACGAAGAGGTGATCTACGAAGGTTACGCCCCGGGTGGGGTAGCGGTGCTGGTTTACGCCCTCACCGACAACCGCAACCGCACCGCGAGCGAGGTGCGCCACGTCTTCTCCAAGCACGGAGGCTCGCTGGGTGCGGTAGGGGCGGTGGCCTGGCAGTTCGAGCGGCGGGGGTACATCTGGCTCGAGACCAACACCCCCGAGGCCCAGGATGCCGCCATCGAAGCAGGGGCCCTGGATTTGCAGGAAAGCGAGGGCGGTCTGGAGATCTATACCGATCCCCACGAGGTGTATGCGGTGGCCAACGCGCTCAAGGCCAAGGGGTTCCATCCGCAGGACACCGAAATCACCATGATCCCGCAAAACACCGTCCTCCTGCCGGAAGAGGAGGCCCAAAAGGTATTGCGGATGGTGGAGGCCCTGGAGGACCTCGACGACACCCAAAACGTGTACACGAACCTGAACCTCGAGAACGTCGCTGTCGGGGCGTAG
- a CDS encoding metallophosphoesterase has protein sequence MRFPWLAAHEVNRYARPLPGLERPVRVAHLSDLHIGHYIDSRIVRRWVETTVAHQPDLIVITGDLTDSENSALIRPAVAEMGRLRAPLGVWAVWGNHDYRLRAYRSGDLSDLETWLEASGVRVLNNAGVRLREDLYLAGVDDLWHGRPDVARALEGLPDGAASLLLCHNPDYLFEVPAAVGLTLCGHTHGGQIWVPFLGAVFTSSKYGKRFAQGWIEDPVPAFVSRGLGVSTVPLRYRFRAEVVIMDLLPS, from the coding sequence ATGCGCTTTCCCTGGCTTGCCGCCCACGAGGTCAACCGCTATGCCCGGCCCCTTCCGGGCCTCGAGCGCCCGGTGCGGGTGGCTCACCTCTCTGACCTGCACATCGGCCACTACATCGACTCGAGGATCGTCAGGCGCTGGGTCGAGACCACCGTAGCGCACCAGCCCGACCTGATCGTCATCACCGGCGACCTCACCGACAGCGAGAACTCTGCGCTGATCCGTCCCGCCGTGGCCGAGATGGGGAGGCTGCGGGCTCCGCTGGGGGTCTGGGCGGTGTGGGGAAACCACGATTACCGCTTGCGGGCTTATCGGTCCGGGGACTTGAGCGACCTCGAGACCTGGCTCGAGGCCTCCGGCGTGCGGGTGTTGAACAACGCCGGGGTTCGCCTGCGCGAAGACCTCTACCTGGCGGGTGTGGACGACCTTTGGCACGGTCGGCCCGACGTCGCGCGGGCGCTCGAGGGGCTACCCGACGGCGCAGCCAGCCTGCTTTTATGCCACAACCCCGATTACCTCTTTGAGGTACCGGCGGCCGTGGGCCTAACCTTGTGCGGCCACACCCACGGCGGCCAGATCTGGGTGCCCTTCCTGGGGGCGGTGTTTACCTCCTCCAAGTACGGCAAGCGCTTCGCCCAGGGCTGGATTGAGGACCCGGTGCCAGCCTTCGTCTCGAGGGGGTTGGGGGTTTCAACGGTTCCCCTGCGCTACCGCTTTCGCGCGGAGGTGGTTATCATGGACCTTCTCCCCTCGTAA